In a single window of the Pseudomonas sp. B21-015 genome:
- the leuD gene encoding 3-isopropylmalate dehydratase small subunit, which translates to MKAFTQHTGLVAPLDRANVDTDQIIPKQFLKSIKRTGFGPNLFDEWRYLDVGQPYQDNSKRPLNKDFVLNAERYQGASVLLARENFGCGSSREHAPWALEEYGFRSIIAPSYADIFFNNSFKNGLLPIILSDAEVDELFQQVEATPGYQLQVDLQAQTVTRPDGKVLNFEIDAFRKHCLLNGLDDIGLTLQDGEAIAAFEAKHRASQPWLFRDA; encoded by the coding sequence ATGAAAGCTTTTACCCAGCACACTGGTCTTGTCGCGCCTTTGGATCGTGCCAACGTCGACACCGATCAGATCATTCCGAAGCAGTTCTTGAAGTCGATCAAGCGCACCGGTTTCGGTCCGAACCTGTTCGATGAGTGGCGTTATCTGGATGTCGGGCAGCCGTATCAGGACAACTCCAAGCGCCCGTTGAACAAGGACTTCGTCCTCAACGCCGAGCGTTATCAAGGTGCGAGCGTATTGCTGGCCCGTGAGAACTTCGGTTGCGGCTCCAGCCGCGAACACGCGCCGTGGGCACTGGAAGAGTACGGTTTCCGCAGCATCATCGCGCCGAGCTACGCCGACATCTTCTTCAACAACAGCTTCAAGAACGGCTTGCTGCCGATCATCCTGAGCGACGCTGAAGTCGATGAGCTGTTCCAACAGGTTGAAGCGACTCCGGGCTATCAGTTGCAGGTTGATCTGCAAGCTCAGACAGTGACCCGTCCGGATGGCAAGGTGTTGAATTTTGAGATCGATGCCTTCCGCAAACACTGCCTGCTCAATGGTCTGGACGATATCGGCCTGACCTTGCAGGACGGCGAGGCGATTGCCGCGTTTGAAGCCAAACACCGCGCGAGCCAGCCGTGGTTGTTTCGCGACGCGTGA
- a CDS encoding PAS domain S-box protein, with amino-acid sequence MPKSVERTPPMPRIQALDPKRSEQSWESAPQLLAALNGARLGAWYWDIERGQISWSRGTQALFGFDPRQPLPEDLEYLDLLPQEDRAKAIRAFHAVIAGAPLEQAMHHRIRWPDGSLHWLEINGSLLPDKNGRPRMIGVIREITHQRQREQALSSSEKRFATLFHLCPNMVLLTRQEDGLITEANQYFESLFGWPVQDAIGRTTLELGLWVNPEQRTQLVKATKAKGELINMEVQFRASNGQVHDGILSAQKVELEGQPYLLSTFLDTTERKIAEHALKDSQERLDLALDSAQLGTWDWHIPSGMLYGSARAAQLHGLEPKPFHESFEAFFEGVPGDERDTMRDAYRSLREGPAGNYQLTYRVQLQDGSSRYLESRARLYRDEQGNPLRMAGTLLDITDQVEREQQLVASEEKFATLFQVSPDPICVTRQDTGHFIEINSSFTQTFGWSAADVIGRSADEIGLWDASAKSLQRIERVIREQGLNNVAIIVQHKDGQSLTCVISSRQISVGDQPCIVTTLRDITQQQRSEAALKASEEKFAKAFHSSPDAITITERDTGRYLEVNDGFCRLTGYRADEVIGRTVYQVGIWAEEKQRSALLAELKIKGRVHHQEMLGRNKRGELLTVEVSVEPITLNETACLLLTARDVSLLKNAEAQIRHLAYHDPLTNLPNRALLMDRLSQQIALLKRHSLRGALMFLDLDHFKHINDSLGHPVGDTVLKIITARLEASVRMEDTVARLGGDEFVVLLSGLEGSRSDVSLQVREVADTLRELLSEPMFLDGQRLQVTPSIGIALIPDHGSTPTDLLKRADIALYRAKDSGRNTTQMYHNTMQKAASERLRMETDLRLALSRGEFSVQYQPQVDARDNRITGAEALVRWHHPEFGAQSPTEFIKVLEDSGLILEVGTWILDEACAAFKHLIAKGLIDPLDFSLCVNISPRQFRQNDFVERVEYSLSSHGLPCSLLKLEITEGIVIQNLDDTINKMRRLKKLGVSFAMDDFGTGYSSLTYLKRLPVDTLKIDQSFIRDATTDPNDAEIIRAIVAMARSLALNVIAEGVETAEQLEFLQGLDCHLYQGYLHSRPLPVEEFQKLLK; translated from the coding sequence ATGCCCAAATCTGTTGAACGTACGCCGCCGATGCCGCGAATTCAGGCACTTGATCCAAAACGGTCTGAGCAGAGCTGGGAAAGCGCCCCGCAGTTGCTGGCGGCCCTCAACGGTGCTCGGCTCGGCGCCTGGTATTGGGACATCGAGCGCGGGCAAATCAGTTGGTCCCGGGGCACTCAGGCGCTGTTCGGCTTCGATCCCCGCCAGCCGTTGCCCGAGGACCTGGAATACCTCGACCTGCTGCCTCAGGAAGATCGGGCGAAAGCCATTCGCGCCTTCCACGCGGTAATCGCCGGCGCGCCGCTGGAACAGGCGATGCACCACCGCATCCGCTGGCCCGACGGCAGCCTGCACTGGCTGGAAATCAACGGCAGCCTGTTGCCGGACAAAAACGGCCGGCCGCGAATGATCGGGGTCATTCGTGAAATCACCCATCAGCGCCAGCGCGAACAGGCGCTGAGCAGCTCGGAAAAACGCTTCGCCACGCTGTTTCACTTGTGCCCGAACATGGTGCTGCTGACCCGCCAGGAAGACGGCCTGATCACCGAAGCCAACCAGTATTTCGAAAGCCTGTTCGGCTGGCCGGTGCAAGACGCCATCGGCCGAACCACGCTCGAGCTGGGCCTTTGGGTCAACCCGGAACAACGCACGCAGTTGGTCAAGGCCACCAAGGCCAAAGGTGAGCTGATCAACATGGAGGTGCAGTTTCGCGCCAGCAATGGGCAGGTTCACGACGGCATCCTCAGCGCGCAAAAGGTCGAACTCGAAGGCCAGCCCTATCTGCTGAGCACGTTCCTCGACACCACCGAACGCAAAATCGCCGAACACGCCCTCAAAGACAGCCAGGAACGCCTCGACCTGGCCCTTGACTCGGCGCAACTCGGCACCTGGGACTGGCACATTCCCAGCGGCATGCTTTACGGTTCGGCGCGGGCCGCTCAACTGCATGGGCTAGAGCCCAAACCCTTCCATGAGTCCTTCGAGGCATTTTTCGAAGGCGTGCCCGGCGATGAACGCGACACCATGCGCGACGCCTACCGCAGTTTGCGTGAAGGCCCGGCCGGCAATTATCAACTGACGTACCGCGTGCAATTGCAGGACGGCAGCTCGCGCTATCTGGAAAGCCGCGCCAGACTCTACCGCGACGAACAGGGCAACCCACTGCGCATGGCCGGCACACTGCTGGACATCACTGATCAGGTGGAACGCGAACAGCAACTGGTGGCCTCGGAAGAAAAATTCGCCACCTTGTTCCAGGTCAGCCCGGACCCGATCTGTGTCACGCGCCAGGACACCGGCCATTTCATCGAGATCAACTCCAGTTTCACTCAGACCTTCGGCTGGAGCGCCGCCGACGTGATTGGCCGCAGCGCCGACGAAATCGGCCTGTGGGACGCTTCGGCGAAAAGCCTGCAAAGGATCGAGCGGGTCATCCGCGAACAGGGCCTGAACAATGTGGCGATCATCGTTCAACACAAGGACGGGCAGTCCCTGACCTGCGTGATTTCCAGCCGCCAGATCAGCGTCGGCGACCAACCCTGCATCGTCACCACCCTGCGCGACATCACCCAGCAGCAACGCTCCGAAGCGGCGCTCAAGGCCAGCGAGGAGAAGTTCGCCAAGGCGTTCCACTCGAGCCCCGACGCCATCACCATTACCGAACGCGACACCGGGCGCTATCTGGAGGTCAACGATGGTTTCTGTCGCCTGACCGGCTACCGCGCCGACGAAGTGATCGGCCGCACGGTGTATCAGGTCGGCATCTGGGCCGAAGAGAAACAACGCTCGGCGCTGCTGGCGGAGTTAAAGATCAAGGGCCGGGTTCACCATCAGGAAATGCTCGGGCGCAATAAACGGGGCGAATTGCTGACCGTCGAAGTGTCGGTGGAGCCCATTACCCTCAACGAAACCGCCTGCCTGCTGCTGACCGCCCGGGACGTCAGCCTGCTGAAAAACGCCGAAGCACAGATCCGTCACCTGGCCTACCACGACCCGTTGACCAACCTGCCCAACCGCGCCCTGCTGATGGATCGCCTGAGCCAGCAAATCGCCCTGCTCAAGCGCCACAGCCTGCGCGGCGCCCTGATGTTCCTCGATCTCGACCATTTCAAGCACATCAACGACTCCCTCGGCCACCCGGTGGGCGATACCGTGCTGAAGATCATCACCGCGCGCCTTGAAGCCAGCGTGCGCATGGAAGACACCGTTGCGCGCCTGGGCGGCGATGAGTTCGTGGTGCTGCTCAGCGGCCTGGAAGGCTCGCGCAGCGACGTCAGCCTTCAAGTGCGGGAAGTGGCGGACACCTTGCGCGAACTGCTGTCCGAGCCGATGTTCCTCGACGGACAGCGCCTGCAAGTGACGCCGAGCATCGGCATTGCGCTGATCCCCGACCACGGCTCGACCCCGACCGACCTGCTCAAACGCGCCGACATCGCTCTCTATCGCGCCAAGGACTCGGGCCGCAACACCACGCAGATGTATCACAACACCATGCAGAAGGCCGCCAGCGAACGCCTGCGCATGGAAACCGACCTGCGCCTGGCCCTTTCCCGGGGTGAATTCAGCGTGCAATACCAACCTCAGGTGGACGCCCGCGACAACCGCATTACCGGTGCCGAAGCCCTGGTGCGCTGGCACCACCCTGAATTTGGCGCGCAATCGCCCACCGAGTTCATCAAGGTCCTGGAAGACAGCGGGCTGATTCTGGAAGTCGGTACATGGATCCTCGACGAAGCCTGCGCGGCCTTCAAACACCTGATCGCCAAGGGCCTGATCGACCCGCTCGATTTCAGCCTGTGCGTGAACATCAGCCCACGGCAATTTCGCCAGAACGATTTCGTCGAACGTGTCGAATACAGCCTCAGCAGCCACGGCCTGCCCTGTTCGTTGCTGAAACTGGAAATCACCGAAGGCATCGTTATCCAGAACCTGGACGACACCATCAACAAAATGCGTCGCCTGAAAAAACTCGGCGTGAGCTTTGCCATGGACGATTTCGGTACCGGTTATTCCTCACTGACCTACCTCAAGCGCCTGCCGGTAGACACCCTGAAAATCGACCAGTCGTTCATCCGCGACGCCACCACCGACCCCAACGACGCCGAAATCATTCGCGCCATCGTCGCCATGGCTCGCAGCCTGGCGCTGAACGTGATCGCCGAAGGGGTGGAAACCGCAGAGCAACTGGAGTTTTTGCAGGGGCTGGACTGCCATTTGTATCAGGGGTATTTGCACAGCCGACCGTTGCCGGTGGAGGAGTTTCAGAAGCTGCTTAAATAG
- a CDS encoding molecular chaperone HscC: MQDATLPRPALLGIDLGTTNSLIAVWQEGRAQLIPNALGDVLTPSVVSLDEDDSILVGKAARARLTTHPERTVAAFKRFMGSDKQFELGARQFSPEELSALVIGSLKQDAEAWLGHPVHEAVISVPAYFSDEQRKRTLFAAELAGLTVSRLINEPTAAAMAYGLHEQKFERTLIFDLGGGTFDVTVLEYALPLIEVHASTGDNFLGGEDFTAALLQACLKDWQLTPQLIDGQGLASLGDALEQLKCKLSEGTQHLNWNGAGVLREWSLDEAAALKIWEPLLARLRAPIEQALRDARLKPRDLDSLVLVGGATRMPAVQQMVATLFGRLPYRHLDPDTIVALGAATQAACKARDSAIEELILTDVCPYTLGISTSRGEDVSGAFSPIIERNTVIPTSRVQRFYTTHPQQDHIRIAVYQGERPWVRDNIFIDAFDVAVTPGDQTQALDVRFSYDINGLLEVDVTLLASGERHSHSIDRSPTGLDPQSRQNSHERLSALKIHPRDALPNRTLLARLERAWTQSLGDEREQIADWLDAFTAVLGGQQSVEIASHRSQLNKALDQLRL; the protein is encoded by the coding sequence ATGCAGGATGCAACCCTCCCCCGCCCGGCCTTGCTGGGTATCGACCTTGGGACCACCAATAGCCTGATCGCCGTTTGGCAGGAAGGTCGGGCACAGTTGATTCCCAATGCCCTTGGCGATGTCCTCACCCCCTCAGTGGTCAGCCTCGATGAGGATGACAGCATTCTGGTGGGCAAGGCCGCCCGCGCTCGCCTGACCACCCATCCGGAACGCACGGTGGCGGCGTTCAAGCGTTTTATGGGCAGCGACAAACAGTTCGAACTGGGCGCACGGCAATTCAGCCCGGAAGAACTGTCAGCGCTGGTGATCGGTTCACTCAAACAGGATGCCGAAGCCTGGCTGGGCCATCCGGTGCATGAGGCGGTGATTTCGGTGCCCGCCTACTTCAGTGACGAGCAACGCAAACGCACGCTGTTTGCCGCCGAACTGGCAGGCCTCACGGTGTCGCGGCTGATCAACGAGCCGACCGCCGCCGCCATGGCGTACGGGCTGCACGAGCAGAAATTCGAGCGCACGCTGATTTTCGACCTCGGCGGCGGCACCTTCGATGTCACGGTACTGGAATACGCACTGCCGCTGATTGAAGTGCATGCCTCCACCGGCGACAACTTCCTCGGTGGTGAAGACTTCACCGCTGCGCTGTTACAGGCCTGCCTGAAAGACTGGCAACTCACTCCGCAGCTGATCGACGGCCAGGGGCTGGCCAGCCTGGGCGATGCTCTGGAGCAACTCAAATGCAAACTCAGTGAAGGCACTCAGCATCTGAACTGGAACGGCGCCGGCGTCTTGCGCGAGTGGTCGCTGGATGAGGCCGCCGCGCTGAAAATCTGGGAGCCGCTACTGGCCCGGTTGCGCGCTCCCATCGAACAAGCCCTGCGCGATGCACGGCTCAAGCCCCGGGATCTCGACAGCCTGGTGCTGGTCGGCGGTGCTACGCGGATGCCAGCCGTGCAGCAGATGGTCGCCACACTGTTCGGGCGCCTGCCCTATCGCCACCTCGACCCGGACACGATTGTCGCACTGGGCGCCGCCACCCAGGCGGCGTGCAAGGCCCGAGACAGCGCAATCGAGGAGCTGATCCTGACCGACGTCTGCCCATATACGCTGGGCATCTCGACCAGTCGCGGTGAAGACGTCAGCGGCGCCTTCTCGCCGATCATCGAACGCAACACCGTGATCCCGACCTCTCGGGTGCAACGCTTTTACACCACCCATCCGCAGCAAGACCACATCCGGATCGCGGTCTATCAGGGTGAACGGCCGTGGGTACGGGACAATATTTTCATCGATGCCTTCGACGTCGCGGTGACACCCGGCGACCAGACACAGGCTCTGGATGTGCGCTTCAGCTACGATATCAACGGCTTGCTTGAAGTTGACGTCACTCTGCTGGCCAGCGGCGAACGCCACAGCCACAGCATTGATCGCAGCCCCACCGGGCTCGACCCGCAGTCACGGCAAAACAGCCATGAACGGCTCAGCGCCCTGAAAATCCATCCACGGGATGCGCTGCCCAATCGCACCCTGCTGGCACGACTGGAGCGTGCGTGGACGCAAAGCCTGGGCGATGAGCGCGAACAAATTGCCGATTGGCTGGATGCCTTTACCGCCGTGCTCGGTGGCCAGCAATCGGTGGAGATTGCCAGCCATCGGTCACAACTCAATAAAGCGCTGGATCAACTGCGCCTTTAG
- a CDS encoding LysR family transcriptional regulator produces the protein MDLANLNAFIAIAETGSFSGAGERLHLTQPAISKRIAGLEQQLKVRLFDRLGREVSLTEAGRALLPRAYQILNVLDDTRRALTNLTGEVTGRLTLATSHHIGLHRLPPLLREFTRRYPQVALDIQFLDSEVAYEEILHGRAELAVITLAPEPHALVKATPVWDDPLDFVVAPEHSLISNGAVSLADIALHPAVFPGGNTFTHHIVQRLFEAQGLTPNIAMSTNYLETIKMMVSIGLAWSVLPRTMLDDQVARIPLPGIQLTRQLGYILHTERTLSNAARAFMALLDAQIDQPGTRG, from the coding sequence ATGGATCTGGCCAACCTCAACGCTTTTATCGCGATCGCCGAGACTGGAAGCTTCTCCGGCGCCGGCGAACGGCTGCATCTGACGCAACCGGCCATCAGCAAGCGCATCGCCGGGCTGGAGCAGCAATTGAAGGTGCGACTGTTCGATCGACTGGGCCGGGAAGTCAGCCTGACCGAAGCCGGTCGTGCCCTGCTGCCTCGGGCCTATCAGATCCTCAATGTGCTGGATGACACCCGCCGCGCCCTGACCAACCTGACCGGCGAAGTCACCGGTCGTCTGACACTGGCCACCAGTCATCACATTGGGCTGCACCGTTTGCCACCCTTATTACGGGAGTTCACTCGACGTTACCCGCAGGTGGCGCTGGACATTCAGTTCCTCGATTCAGAAGTGGCTTACGAAGAAATCCTCCATGGCCGTGCCGAACTGGCGGTGATTACCCTTGCACCTGAGCCTCACGCACTGGTCAAGGCCACACCCGTGTGGGATGACCCGCTGGATTTCGTGGTTGCCCCGGAGCATTCGCTGATCAGTAACGGCGCGGTCAGCCTGGCGGATATTGCCCTGCACCCCGCGGTTTTCCCCGGCGGCAACACCTTCACCCACCACATCGTGCAGCGCCTGTTCGAAGCCCAGGGCCTGACGCCGAACATCGCCATGAGCACGAATTATCTGGAAACCATAAAAATGATGGTCTCGATCGGGCTGGCCTGGAGCGTTTTGCCGCGCACCATGCTGGACGATCAAGTGGCGCGCATACCTTTGCCGGGCATACAGCTCACTCGCCAGCTAGGCTATATCCTGCACACCGAACGGACGCTGTCGAACGCGGCGCGGGCCTTTATGGCCCTGCTGGATGCACAAATCGATCAGCCAGGGACTCGCGGCTAA
- a CDS encoding class I SAM-dependent methyltransferase translates to MTSTAQHSQVVQKQFGEQASAYLSSAVHAQGTEFALLQAELAGQGDARVLDLGCGAGHVSFHVASLAKEVVAYDLSQQMLDVVAAAAVDRGLSNVSTVLGAAERLPFADGEFDFVFSRYSAHHWSDLGLALREVRRVLKPGGVAAFIDVLSPGSPLFDTYLQSVEVLRDTSHVRDYSAGEWLRQVSEAGLHTRSTTRQRLRLEYTSWVERMRTPQVMRAAIRELQQSMGNEVREYFEIEADGSFSTDVLVLMAER, encoded by the coding sequence ATGACCAGCACCGCCCAGCACAGTCAGGTAGTACAAAAGCAATTCGGTGAACAGGCCTCGGCCTATCTGAGCAGCGCCGTACACGCTCAAGGCACTGAATTTGCGCTGCTACAGGCTGAGCTGGCGGGGCAGGGCGATGCCCGGGTGCTCGACCTCGGTTGCGGCGCCGGCCACGTGAGTTTTCACGTGGCCTCGCTGGCCAAGGAAGTGGTGGCTTACGATTTGTCTCAGCAGATGCTCGACGTGGTGGCCGCTGCTGCCGTCGATCGTGGCTTGAGCAACGTGTCCACGGTACTGGGTGCCGCCGAGCGCCTGCCGTTCGCCGATGGCGAGTTCGATTTCGTCTTCAGCCGTTATTCGGCGCACCATTGGAGCGACCTTGGGCTGGCCCTGCGCGAAGTTCGTCGGGTACTGAAGCCGGGCGGGGTGGCGGCGTTCATCGATGTGTTGTCACCGGGCAGCCCGTTGTTCGACACTTACCTGCAAAGCGTCGAAGTGCTGCGCGACACCAGCCACGTGCGCGATTATTCTGCCGGTGAGTGGTTGCGCCAGGTCAGCGAAGCCGGGTTGCATACCCGCAGCACCACGCGCCAACGGCTGCGTCTGGAGTACACGTCGTGGGTCGAGCGCATGCGCACGCCGCAAGTGATGCGCGCGGCGATCCGCGAGTTGCAGCAATCGATGGGCAACGAAGTGCGCGAATATTTTGAGATTGAGGCCGATGGTTCGTTCAGTACCGATGTGCTGGTGCTGATGGCTGAACGATAA
- the leuC gene encoding 3-isopropylmalate dehydratase large subunit: MAGKTLYDKLWDSHLVKQRDDGSALIYIDRHIIHEVTSPQAFEGLRLAGRKPWRIDANIATPDHNVPTTPERKGGIEAIVDQVSRLQVQTLDDNCDEYGIVEFKMNDVRQGIVHVIGPEQGATLPGMTVVCGDSHTSTHGAFGALAHGIGTSEVEHVLATQCLVAKKMKNMLVSVEGKLPFGVTAKDIVLAVIGKIGTAGGNGHAIEFAGSAIRDLSVEGRMTICNMSIEAGARVGLVAADEKTVAYVKGRPFAPKGAEWDLAVEAWKDLVSDADAKFDTIVELDATQIKPQVSWGTSPEMVLAVDQNVPDPAKEMDLVKRGSIERALKYMGLTANQAITDIQLDRVFIGSCTNSRIEDLRAAAVIAKGRKVASTIKQAIVVPGSGLVKAQAESEGLDKIFLEAGFEWREPGCSMCLAMNPDRLESGEHCASTSNRNFEGRQGAGGRTHLVSPAMAAAAAVNGRFVDVRELI, translated from the coding sequence ATGGCCGGCAAAACGCTCTACGACAAGCTCTGGGATTCGCATTTGGTCAAGCAGCGCGACGATGGCTCGGCGCTGATCTATATCGATCGTCACATCATCCACGAAGTGACCTCGCCGCAAGCCTTCGAAGGCCTGCGTCTGGCCGGGCGCAAGCCGTGGCGCATCGATGCCAACATCGCGACCCCGGACCACAACGTTCCGACCACCCCGGAGCGCAAGGGCGGCATCGAAGCGATTGTCGACCAGGTCTCGCGTTTGCAGGTTCAGACTCTCGACGATAACTGTGATGAATACGGCATCGTCGAATTCAAAATGAATGACGTGCGCCAAGGCATCGTTCACGTGATCGGCCCGGAGCAGGGTGCGACCTTGCCGGGCATGACCGTGGTCTGCGGCGACTCCCACACCTCGACCCACGGCGCGTTCGGCGCCCTGGCTCACGGTATTGGTACTTCCGAGGTCGAGCACGTGCTCGCCACCCAGTGCCTGGTCGCCAAGAAAATGAAGAACATGCTGGTGTCGGTCGAGGGCAAATTGCCGTTCGGCGTGACGGCCAAGGACATCGTCCTCGCGGTGATCGGCAAGATCGGCACCGCTGGTGGTAATGGCCACGCCATCGAGTTCGCCGGTAGCGCGATTCGCGATCTGTCGGTCGAAGGCCGCATGACCATCTGCAACATGTCCATCGAGGCCGGCGCTCGCGTAGGGCTGGTGGCTGCCGATGAAAAAACCGTGGCTTACGTCAAGGGCCGTCCATTCGCCCCGAAAGGCGCGGAATGGGACTTGGCCGTCGAAGCCTGGAAAGACCTGGTGTCCGATGCCGATGCGAAGTTCGACACCATCGTCGAACTCGATGCCACTCAAATCAAGCCGCAAGTCAGCTGGGGCACCTCGCCTGAGATGGTCCTGGCGGTGGATCAGAACGTTCCTGATCCTGCTAAGGAAATGGACCTGGTCAAGCGTGGCTCCATTGAGCGCGCCTTGAAATACATGGGTTTGACCGCCAATCAGGCGATCACCGACATTCAGCTGGACCGCGTATTCATTGGCTCCTGCACCAACTCGCGGATCGAAGACCTGCGTGCCGCTGCCGTGATCGCCAAGGGCCGCAAAGTGGCTTCGACCATCAAACAGGCCATCGTGGTGCCGGGTTCGGGGCTGGTGAAGGCTCAGGCCGAATCCGAAGGCCTGGACAAGATTTTCCTCGAAGCCGGTTTTGAATGGCGTGAGCCAGGCTGCTCGATGTGCCTGGCGATGAACCCGGACCGTTTGGAGTCGGGCGAGCATTGCGCGTCGACCTCCAACCGTAACTTCGAAGGCCGTCAGGGCGCTGGTGGCCGTACGCACCTCGTCAGCCCGGCCATGGCGGCCGCCGCAGCGGTGAACGGTCGTTTCGTCGACGTCCGTGAATTGATCTAA